One part of the Aurantibacillus circumpalustris genome encodes these proteins:
- a CDS encoding FMN-binding negative transcriptional regulator has product MYNFSYFKEKDKQTILDFIEENPFAFMTGSNLSGKQVATQIPLLLEEKNGELFLQGHFMRNTDHHKAFMENPNALLVFTGPSCYVSASWYSNPQIGSTWNYMSVHIGGQINFMSNDELIKFMRKLTLKFEKGNTQSLTFYDNLPDKFLDKMMPAIVGFEIRAEKIENVFKLSQNRDEKSYLNIISKLEEQGGNSASIALEMRKRKTELFPPGVEWDGSKFDS; this is encoded by the coding sequence ATGTACAATTTTTCATACTTCAAAGAAAAGGACAAACAAACAATTTTGGATTTTATAGAAGAGAATCCGTTTGCGTTTATGACAGGAAGCAATTTATCTGGTAAACAAGTTGCAACACAGATTCCACTTTTACTCGAAGAAAAAAATGGTGAGTTATTTTTGCAAGGACATTTTATGCGAAATACAGACCATCATAAAGCCTTCATGGAAAACCCAAATGCATTACTTGTATTTACCGGGCCAAGTTGTTATGTGAGCGCTTCTTGGTATAGCAATCCACAAATTGGTTCAACTTGGAATTACATGAGTGTTCATATTGGCGGACAAATAAATTTTATGTCGAATGATGAATTAATAAAGTTTATGCGAAAACTCACACTGAAATTTGAAAAAGGCAATACGCAGTCACTAACTTTTTATGACAATCTTCCTGACAAATTTTTAGATAAAATGATGCCAGCGATTGTTGGGTTCGAAATTAGGGCAGAGAAAATTGAGAACGTTTTTAAACTCAGTCAAAACAGAGATGAAAAAAGTTATCTCAATATTATTTCAAAACTTGAAGAGCAAGGAGGAAATAGTGCTTCGATTGCTTTAGAAATGCGGAAAAGAAAAACAGAATTATTCCCCCCAGGCGTTGAATGGGACGGTTCAAAATTTGATTCCTAA
- a CDS encoding DUF1761 domain-containing protein, whose translation MEINFLILLVATLVPLVVGFVWYNPKFGFGAVWMKATGVTEESAKGANMGLIFGLTALFSFFIAFMMQSIVIHQFGTFGLLSQQPDYADPNSESSMIWKRILELYGNSYRTFKHGAFHGTLTGIFLITPVIAINAMFERRGFKYIAINGGYFTVCLALMGGIICGFS comes from the coding sequence ATGGAAATAAATTTTTTAATTCTACTCGTAGCAACCTTAGTTCCTTTGGTTGTAGGTTTTGTTTGGTACAATCCTAAATTTGGTTTTGGTGCTGTCTGGATGAAAGCCACAGGTGTTACCGAAGAAAGTGCAAAAGGCGCAAACATGGGTCTGATTTTTGGACTTACTGCTTTGTTCTCATTTTTTATTGCCTTTATGATGCAGAGCATTGTGATCCATCAGTTCGGTACATTCGGACTTTTAAGTCAACAACCTGATTATGCCGATCCAAATTCTGAATCGAGCATGATATGGAAACGCATTCTTGAATTATATGGTAACAGTTACCGTACCTTTAAGCATGGTGCTTTTCACGGTACCTTAACTGGAATTTTTTTGATAACACCAGTGATTGCTATCAATGCAATGTTTGAACGTCGCGGGTTTAAATACATTGCTATTAATGGTGGTTACTTTACAGTGTGTTTAGCCTTAATGGGCGGCATTATTTGTGGGTTTTCATAG